DNA from Acanthochromis polyacanthus isolate Apoly-LR-REF ecotype Palm Island chromosome 7, KAUST_Apoly_ChrSc, whole genome shotgun sequence:
CTTACACCCTTACATAACCTGACAAACAATATTTTGCCATATATTATTATTGaataaatagtaataataacacagtatatatattatatataaaataaatactataTATTTATGAAGTATATGTTGTTTTCTAATATTAGCATGGCggttttactgaattttttgaGAGCTGTATTTAATTTTATCAAAAGAGAAGGGACAAAAAAGCtaaacatgttttaactgtTCACAGTATTTTAGATgcgttgttgtatttttattgtatgtAAATGCTGACTTTACTTTTCTTTgttcatttctctgtttgtttgtttgtttgtttgtttgtttgtttgtttgtttgttttttagtagCAAAATACAAGTTGTGCCATTTTGGCAATAAAAGTGTCCCATTTAGACAGTAGTGCCTGTATAAAATGATCTTAGGGCATCTTGTGTTTGGAGGGTTTCATcatttctgtattattatttttttttttacatattataGGAAAAGTGTTCATGTTTATAGATTTGCATCAGGTTGGGAGTTAGGATTGTGAGTAGATTGTTCAACAGCACAAGTTTTCAGTgtccaatttttaaaaagaaaaaaaaatcatcttaaaTCCAGGATTTCCTGATTTCAGTCATATCTAGGTCAACTATAAATTAGTTTTTAACATCTTTGTCTGGTAAAACATAAATCTATATTCAATCAATTATAATCAGGGAAACAAACCTATGAACTCTCATTTATTTAGCACTGAGATTTCCATCTCAACCATGATGGAGCTGAAAAGTCAACATTATATTGTGTTGCTGCTGGCTGGAGGTTGTTTAGCTTTGGTTGCCAGGGGCGACAGGAGAAAAGGCTAGCTCCACGAGCGGGGAAGACCCCGGGAAAAGTGACGTCAGCAGACAGAGCTCCCCTCTCCATCCCATAACCAGCATCCACCGAGGAGAGAACAGCTGAGCCGGACCCACCCGGCCTCAGTGACACTCAGCTGCAGAAATGGTGTCTTTAATGGACGCGGAATGTGAAACTGTGCGCAAAAAGAGACGCACAAACTGCGCATCTCCTTCACCAGACGTTCTCACATCGGCTCAGCAGCGGCGGACAGACCGGCACAGGAAACAGAAACTTCAGTCCACACTGAGTGACTCCGGTTTCGAAGAAGATTTGATATCCTCCCCGGCTCGGACAGACGTTTCAGAGGAACCGGAGCCTGCAGCAGGACAACTTTCCACCTGGTACCTTCAGTATGGAGACGTCGGTTTCAGGAtccagagggagaaagaggCGCAGTTTCATCTGTGCAGAAGCCTGGCACGACAACCACAAGTAGGATGTTAGACACTGAGTGCAGGATTATCattagaaaacacagaaatgttgcCACAGTGGAAAACAGGGCatagaaatgtagaaatatgtACGATATTATTACTTTTGCATGAATTAGGCTTATGTTCTGCTTCTTTTTACTTAGCCCATTTAAAActatatttaaacaaaacaaagcaaaacaaaaacacatcctAGCTGCACAGTGAAAAAATGACAcgtttttaactgtattttttaaacaatgtactgttttgttgtttgtttgttgttttttgatgatgttgcttgttttgttcagttaCAGATAATAACTCACAGAAGTattcatttacaaaaacaacaaggtcCACAATAAAAGTCTGCATTTTTCCATATTTACTCACTTATgtttaatgataaaaatgatgttgtttttacaatattttaatctgtcaaaatataattatttcacAGTTGTTTGTCCGCTTTTTCAAAGACAGTTTTGCATATTCAGGACTTAAcatttgtccatattttttactgctatttttacaggtttttcctgctgtttgttgtcaaattacagaaatgaaacagtaaagttacagaaaaaaatatcataCATTATGACTGTGGGGGGAAATATGTCCGAAATTATATATCATGTCTATAccaaaaatcaatattttgaaaATTGGTAATTCATTTTATTATGTTGAATGATAAAATTGCAGTATTTTAAGTATTTTCATCaccaaaaatataattatatcaaagatatttttctttgaaagaaaaattatgtttatTAAAGATTACAAAGTGGctcataattttttttgctttttttttttaacagattttccctgttttgttaaattacagatcatTGGTagtaaaattgcacaaaaaaataCTAGCTTACATGTTGACCATAAAAAATCATGTGCAAAGCTGCACATAATGTCCATATCAAACATCTATACTTCTGCaaatagcttcttttttttttttttgcaaactttgACAGTAAAGTTACATTTTCACTGGATTTAAATCTACTGGAAATATCATAGTTTTTATGTATAGTTTTTATCGGTCTtggagcctgtcctcaaaccaaaaacgaccacataggtcgtctgtacacgcccgtattacgacccagtgttacgttttgactatgcgacctctggcggttgagtaaatatcgacactctggagtcgcaggtgaaacgtcatcatgaacaaacttttatctaacactatccctgtccctatccctaaccctaaccttaaccataaccctaaaaacgtgttgggaaagtgagaaaaaagccgttttgcgacggaaaagccgtttcgcgaattaaatcccgtaatgcattcattttccccgtaggggcgcaaatgttcatacgaccgcattggtcgtattccggtgcacggtgcaaacgaccaatgcggtcgtatgaattggaggactttTTAGAATGTTTGATGAGACTATTTTACAGGTTACAGGTTGCACTAATATAGGCCTACAGTTTACACAGAAATATTGTTTTGTCAACATGGTTCATTCCCTCTGTGTGTGAAGGCAAAGGCAGTATTTCAGAAAGAAGGCAGTTCAGGTCCATTGTGTAACTAATGAAATGCATAACTGACAGAatacacaaacatttacaaatgtaatctgtaaaataacagcaagatAAAAGCGTTGCATTATATTTTTGCCCACATATTAAAAGGGAACACACATGCTGTCTTTCAGTAATTGTCTTCTGAAAGTATGACTCTCTTTGCTGCTCATATCAATGATTCTGTTTTACTTGCAGTTGACAGCCGAGGCTCGGTGTAAGCTGGTCAGCTGGCTCATCCCTGTACACAAACATTTCCGTCTGTCCTTCGAGTGCTGCTGTCTGGCGGTGAACATCATGGACAGGTTTCTGGCCTCCACACCGGTCGCTGCTGACTGCTTCCAGCTACTGGGTGTCACTGCACTTCTCCTCGCCAGCAAGCAGGTCCGTCACAGAGTGTGTAAGAAGCagattgtttacatttttggatGTCATTCATTTTTACCAGCTGTATCTCCTTTTTCTCTGATCTCTGCAGGTGGAGGTGTGCTCACCACAGATCAGCCATCTCCTGTCACTGTGCTGTGATGCTTTCACCAAGGAGCAGCTCTGCAACCTGGAGTGTCTCATCCTCCTCCGTCTGAACTTCCGCCTCGCTGCACCCACTCTGGCCTTTTTTCTAGACTATTACACCAACTGCATTGAGGCTGCCCAGCTTGTCACTGAGAAAACGAGTGCCGGCAGGTTTCTGAGAATGAATCCAGACACCAAAAGACCCCGGCAGTGCAGCAACCTCGCACAAAAGGTGTGCGAGTTGAGTCTGGCAGACTATGCCTTCAACAAATACCCACCATCTCTGACCGCTAGCTGTGCACTGACTCTAGCCAGTGAGTTGCTGAAAACTGAACAAGATCCTGTAATCATTCAGCCTCAGGAAGACCAGTGGGAAAGTGTTGCGGATGAACCATGGGCACAGCCAGCTTCTGGCCAATCACCTGAAAACCCTGAGCTTTCTGAAGGCGACTGTTTGGCCATGAAGGAACTGCCTGAAGGTCAGACAAGTTCAAACCACAATCTGGCTCAGGAGTGCAAAGACAACCTGAAGATGCTGGTGTCACTAAATCAGGAGACTCTGGAAGCGATGTCTACCATGTGATTACAAGTTTGCCACCCACATTCAGATGATAAAATGCCAAATTacctcttctttttgtcatattctAGAGGTCATTTATACTCAGAAGTGAGGGTAAAGTGTCTCATTAAGGGTTGAGATGACAGTAATGACTGGAAATCTGTTTTTTATGCAAACTTTTTATGTATACCTCATATACAGTTGCTGGATGTTTCACAACTTAGTattcttgtttcttttatttattcatcatatGTTACTGTATCAATAAACTATATTAATATATTACTTTTATCTTTAATTAATGACAATACAGAGAAATTTGTTCTGTATATGCACTGATTCGCTGCAGGTTTATGAGTTATGTCACTTTTACAATCTTGTTAAAGAAGGATTTGATCACAATGTGCTGTAATGAATTGAATgttataattaaataaatgatcaaaaacgaACATGTGCTGGTCTCAGaactattaaataaaacatgaactcACAACTTAATTTTATCTGATGTTTGATAATCACATGATCTTTGAAACAAGTGTGTCTGAATGCCTTGATCATATAAGAATcatgaaatctgacaaaaaaaagcagcaaaattctGTCCGTGTTGGAAACGTTATTGAATTTCAAAGGCACAACAGAGAAGTCTACTGCTGAGTTGAATGAAAGCTCTATTTGACTGCTGAAAAGTGGACTAGACAAACCCATTCAAGCAGCAGATAGCACTTCGTTTTAACAGATATAAATCTAATAAACCACTCTACTGTGCTGTAAATGTGAGGCTGGATAGCAGCAAATGATTCTTTGCAGCCTATTGTGCTTGTTTGCTTGAAGGTCAGTATATAAGAACGGTTTCTGTTTACCGTTGGCTGTATTATTTGTAGCCGACCTGTGCCAACACAGTCTGGCCCATTGAGTGTCTTTATCTGATAATCCATTACGCGTGGCAGCTCGACCTGCTGACACAGTGTCGACCACACAGGTGCATTCAGCGTTAAGTAgacttgcttttgtttgtttactaaTTGAGGCATTTGTCACGCGAGTGTTTACTGGGCTGTCTGCTGTAATTGCCCTTTTCCTTTTCCACTTGGCTTGAAATGTTGCAACAAGTCTTGGTCTAGTTGAAGTCGATATTTTACGCACAGTTGGATAGAAATTACGCACGGGCTTCTCTGGCCACACATTCACTAACAGATTAATTTAttgacaacaataaaaacatgtaataataaataagaaaattcaAAAGTCTTGTGtcatttgaaagaaataaaGCTAGATTTGGAGAGTTTATATGAGTATGAGCCTGCGCAACTTCCATCGCTCACTCTCTCACGTAGGGGGTATTTGGTCGCAGGTTGGAGGGAGGGCACCTGCTGCAATGGCGCCCTTACGCGCGGTACCACTTCTACACTTCAGACCAAAACCGTTAGTCTGCACCAATTTAATCTCCCAGGACGCTGTCACTCCCTGGAGACCGAGTAAGTGCATCTGATTGGGTCAGAAGTATGAAACCGcggcagagagagacacagaccgGGAGAATGTCGACTATATCAGCTCTAAATCAAACCATGCCCCGTCAGTTCTGCAAACAGAACCGAACTGATGGAGATGCAAATAGACAGAAGAGCGTTTGGGGCTATTTGTCCCAACCAGAGGGGGCAACGGGGGAGGAGAGCTGCAGGAAACAATAAAGTATGACATCTTTCTTTTTAGGAAAGATGTACCATCAAAAATGCTCTGTGCAGTTgaaaattttgtaaaatactTTGTACTTGCAGCGTGCAGTGTTGGTGCCAAGAAGCAGCAGTCCAGTCACTGTGTACGTTGAGCTCCCCTGCATCATTGAACAAGGTATGAGCATCTGTGACGTCAAGGTGGAGCTTCATGCACTATCTCAGAGctaagtaaaaagaaaacaggtgTGGataaatatgctgcatttcgaCGGTTGAACCGTCAAGTTACACTGATTTATGTTTCAGCTTTTTCAACAATCGCATGGAATGATTTGGAAGACTGTGCGTCTGTGGTGAGACAGGAGAGAAACTCCCTCTGCTCTCAGGTGAGGCAAAGAAACATCGAAATTATTGTCTTATTTCGACCTCTAGCGTTTTGTGTCATCAGTCTTCTTTCAAGCCTTTCCAATAGTGCTGAAAGATGTAAGATGTTTACTGACAGATCTGCAGGTCTGCATCCCTCTGTTAATGTTTGACACGGTGTGCTGGAATCCTGCACGAATGGCACCGTAGTTTACTCATGACACACAGCCTACTAATTGGTCGGACCTCACAAAGTTTTTCCACAAACTGCCTCTTTGGCACAGATCACCGTGAGCTCATTACGCACTGAACGTCCATCAGAAATGTCATATTCTGCCTTTATGCAGCATCATCCTGCTTGGTCCTGGTGGCACTTTCAGGTAGAACTGTGATGATCCTTTGTCGATGGGCTATTTAAAATTCATCCGTATATGAGCTAACATCGGTTTTATTCATACACAGGTGAATGAGTCTAATGCAGATGACCAAGACTTTGGAGATTATGCCTTGGATTTCATTGCAGGTGAGAAAATATGCTATTACTGTTACTGCTACTGttatatcatcatcatcatcatccactCTAAAGTCATGCAGCTCTGGCTGTTTGCCTCCTTTGCAGATTCTCCTACCACGCTGGAGAGCAGTCTGTCTCCAGCTGATCTGGTACCATTTCAGGGATGTGTCATACCTCCGCTCACCCCTCAGCGGGACTTCTCTCCAGAGGTCAGTCTGGTGGATTCCTCCACAGAAAAAGGCAACCTGATCACTCAGGATGGAGCttcctggaaggacatggcacaGTGTCACGGCAGGGCATTGGGACATTCCATAGCAGTCAACAAACAGGTAAAGCCTCACTGTACTgccactttttttaaaatcttgataACTTTGGTGTACACAACAGAACAATATTTATATGTGATTTGTGTTATAATGAATCTAAGCTAAACCATTAtgaaatattagcatttttgaTGAGCTTAGGTTACTCAAGAAATCCCAAATGACACTTGCCATTCACTCAGGCACCTAGACTCAAAGATTGTACATGAATTGGATCAAAATTCTCAATCTCAGAAGCAGAACTGAACAAATTAGTTTCATCTACAGCTCCATGAAACTCTGAACAGGCAGCAGGAGGAGACTGACTCCCTCGAGGAGAGGAACATTCACCTCAGGCAGCTGGTCAGCAGAGCAAAACACCTGGCATCAGTGCTGGAAGTAAGAACTGGAGTCAGACTAAATACACAGACAATGCAAGCTCTTACACTTGCACCATTAGAAACTATGTCTAACGTTTACTTCTGGTTGTGTTCTTTGATCGCTTTCTTTTAGAAGCTGATGACAGTTAGAGACCTCAGTGTCAGAGAACCAGTGATGCCTCGCAGTGATAAAACCTCACTGAGTCCCTGTAAGCGTCAGCGAATGGACGAAGGTTATGAAACAGAGTGCTCTGACTCAGTGGAGGACATGCTGAGGGACGTCAGCACTCGCTGCAATGCTTTTCTGCACAGCAGCGCTACAGGAACAAGACTGCAGCAGGAATTAGAGACTGTACGGATGTTTGGAGCATTCTCAGGCCTGCAGACATCCAAAGGCAGCAGCGTGACTATTGATGGAGAAGATGCTGAAAGTGTGTCCTCTTTCAGAGCCTCTGTTAGGGAACACGGCACCGTCAGGACTCAGGTTTTTCCTCATGGACATGCTTTTACCTCCAGGACTCAGCAAGGTGGATACCGCTTCCGCTGGGTTCCCAAATACAGCTGAATTCAAAGATTAGCGTGTAAAGCTGGAGCTGTTCTGATTAGTGATCTGAAGGAGCCCTGAGTCTGTACAAGACTGGGAGGAAGTGTGGGTGGGCATCAGCTGTTAATGCTTAACCGATAATCTATAGTGATATCTGTAAATGATTCAATGATGTCTTCCT
Protein-coding regions in this window:
- the LOC110953886 gene encoding cyclin-O encodes the protein MVSLMDAECETVRKKRRTNCASPSPDVLTSAQQRRTDRHRKQKLQSTLSDSGFEEDLISSPARTDVSEEPEPAAGQLSTWYLQYGDVGFRIQREKEAQFHLCRSLARQPQLTAEARCKLVSWLIPVHKHFRLSFECCCLAVNIMDRFLASTPVAADCFQLLGVTALLLASKQVEVCSPQISHLLSLCCDAFTKEQLCNLECLILLRLNFRLAAPTLAFFLDYYTNCIEAAQLVTEKTSAGRFLRMNPDTKRPRQCSNLAQKVCELSLADYAFNKYPPSLTASCALTLASELLKTEQDPVIIQPQEDQWESVADEPWAQPASGQSPENPELSEGDCLAMKELPEGQTSSNHNLAQECKDNLKMLVSLNQETLEAMSTM
- the LOC110953887 gene encoding multicilin — translated: MEMQIDRRAFGAICPNQRGQRGRRAAGNNKRAVLVPRSSSPVTVYVELPCIIEQAFSTIAWNDLEDCASVVRQERNSLCSQVNESNADDQDFGDYALDFIADSPTTLESSLSPADLVPFQGCVIPPLTPQRDFSPEVSLVDSSTEKGNLITQDGASWKDMAQCHGRALGHSIAVNKQLHETLNRQQEETDSLEERNIHLRQLVSRAKHLASVLEKLMTVRDLSVREPVMPRSDKTSLSPCKRQRMDEGYETECSDSVEDMLRDVSTRCNAFLHSSATGTRLQQELETVRMFGAFSGLQTSKGSSVTIDGEDAESVSSFRASVREHGTVRTQVFPHGHAFTSRTQQGGYRFRWVPKYS